The proteins below are encoded in one region of Shewanella putrefaciens:
- a CDS encoding MATE family efflux transporter — MKDRHGLLSAPIGRVLLNMSLPNLIGIMTILGFSLADTFFISQLGTEALAAISFTFPVTLVISSIAIGIGAGVSTNLGRLIGSGNAPKAKVFLHDALLLTFVLTASLAALGSIFITPLFSLLGANESSLPLIHDYMIYWYLAAPLLVVLMVGNQGLRSTGDTRSPAMIMALAAIINLILDPLLIFGIGPFPRLEIQGAAIATLIAWVVALSLSSYLLIIKRKMLEWAAFDIDRMRANWSQLAHIAQPAALMNLINPLANAVIMAMLAHIDHSAVAAFGAGTRLESLLLIVVMALSSSLMPFIAQNLGAGQPQRAKQALLLSLKFIFVFQTLLYIPLAFLAQPIAHLFSTDPQVLEWLSFYILVLPCAYGPLGIVIIFATALNAYHRPMSSLVINLCRLVLLMLPLAALGSYVDGVKGLLLALPITNLLMGIACYYLAQRICEPAKTTAANANLEG; from the coding sequence ATTATGACCATTCTAGGTTTTAGCCTCGCTGACACTTTTTTTATCAGTCAGTTAGGCACTGAGGCCCTAGCGGCGATTAGTTTTACCTTTCCCGTGACCTTAGTGATTTCAAGCATTGCCATCGGCATTGGCGCCGGGGTATCGACCAATTTAGGGCGACTGATAGGTTCGGGAAATGCCCCAAAGGCAAAGGTCTTTTTACACGACGCCCTACTGCTCACCTTTGTATTAACGGCCAGTTTAGCCGCCCTTGGCAGCATCTTTATTACACCGCTGTTTAGTTTACTCGGCGCCAATGAGAGCAGTTTGCCGTTGATCCACGACTATATGATTTACTGGTATTTAGCGGCGCCATTATTGGTCGTACTAATGGTGGGCAATCAGGGTTTACGCTCCACGGGCGATACCCGTTCCCCGGCGATGATTATGGCGCTGGCGGCCATTATTAACCTTATCCTCGACCCTTTACTGATCTTCGGCATTGGGCCGTTTCCCCGTTTAGAAATCCAAGGCGCGGCGATTGCGACGCTTATCGCTTGGGTTGTGGCCCTATCACTATCTAGTTATCTATTGATTATTAAGCGTAAAATGCTGGAGTGGGCCGCCTTCGATATCGATAGAATGCGCGCCAATTGGAGCCAATTAGCCCATATTGCCCAGCCTGCGGCATTAATGAATTTAATCAATCCGTTAGCGAATGCTGTGATTATGGCGATGCTGGCCCATATCGACCATAGCGCCGTGGCCGCTTTTGGTGCCGGCACTCGGCTCGAGTCATTACTCTTGATTGTGGTCATGGCGTTATCGTCGAGCCTGATGCCCTTTATCGCGCAAAACTTAGGCGCAGGACAACCCCAAAGGGCTAAACAGGCGCTGCTGTTATCCCTTAAATTTATCTTTGTATTCCAAACGTTACTCTATATTCCGCTGGCGTTTTTGGCCCAGCCTATAGCCCATTTATTCAGTACCGATCCGCAAGTGCTAGAGTGGCTAAGTTTTTATATTCTGGTATTGCCCTGCGCCTACGGCCCATTAGGCATAGTGATTATTTTCGCGACTGCCCTCAATGCTTACCACAGACCCATGAGTTCCTTAGTGATTAACCTGTGCCGCTTAGTGCTGCTGATGCTACCGCTGGCGGCGCTGGGGTCCTATGTCGATGGGGTGAAAGGCTTATTACTCGCGCTCCCCATCACCAATCTGCTAATGGGGATTGCCTGTTACTATTTAGCCCAGCGGATCTGTGAACCCGCCAAGACCACTGCCGCCAACGCCAATCTTGAAGGCTGA